One region of Purpureocillium takamizusanense chromosome 4, complete sequence genomic DNA includes:
- a CDS encoding uncharacterized protein (COG:E~COG:G~EggNog:ENOG503P03G~TransMembrane:12 (o54-72i79-98o118-143i150-169o175-194i201-222o234-251i263-289o295-315i322-340o346-365i377-395o)~antiSMASH:Cluster_4.4) encodes MSSASLSSANTAVSPSRSFSIDSIHDEEAAMNIGAKTVDAEAPRPRGLHPAVHIMNWIFFSNLTILFNKWIIGSTSFKYPIILTCWHLVFATLATQLLARTTSLLDSRHKLPITPRLYLRTICPIGLLYSGSLVCSNLVYLYLSVAFIQMLKSAAPVAVLFASWAWGVADPSLSSFVNVLVIVAGVAIASVGEIHFSLIGFLYQLGGIGFEAVRVVMIQVMLSGEGLKMDPLVGLYYYAPVCAVMNLVVALPSEVPHFHWDDLTSVGFGILFLNALIAFLLNVASVFLIGKTSGLVMTLTGIFKNILLIIVSIIIWHTKITLLQAFGYTVALGGLTYYSVGYDQMARGGATVVAWTAATISPSSYPSATSRVAARRLLLVIAFGLSGIFVVSLAWRHYDPKKKGMFALPPFFGTE; translated from the exons atgtcgagcgcctcgctgtcgtcggccaATACGGCCGTCTCACCCTCGAGGTCCTTCTCAATCGACTCAATCCACGATGAGGAGGCCGCCATGAACATTGGGGCCAAGAcggtcgatgccgaggcgcctcgcccccggGGGCTGCACCCCGCCGTTCACATAAT GAACTGGATCTTCTTTTCAAATCTGACTATCTTGTTCAACAAATGGATCATCGGCTCCACCAGCTTCA AATATC CCATCATTCTTACCTGCTGGCACCTCGTCTTTGCCACTCTGGCGACCCAGCTTCTCGCGCGCACCACCTCGCTCCTCGACTCGCGCCACAAGTTACCCATCACGCCTCGCCTCTACCTCCGCACCATCTGCCCCATCGGGCTTCTCTACTCGGGGTCCCTCGTCTGCTCCAACCTCGTCTACCTCTACCTCTCGGTCGCCTTTATCCAGATGCTCAAGTCGGCCGCTCCTGTTGCCGTCCTCTTTGCCTCGTGGGCCTGGGGCGTCGCCGATCCCTCGCTCTCCTCTTTCGTCAACGTGCTCGTCATTGTCGCCGGCGTAGCCATTGCCTCGGTTGGCGAGATTCATTTTTCGCTTATCGGTTTTCTGTACCAGCTTGGTGGCATCGGCTTCGAGGCCGTTCGTGTCGTCATGATTCAGGTCATGCTTTCTGGAGAGGGACTCAAGATGGAccccctcgtcggcctctaCTACTACGCCCCTGTTTGCGCCGTCATGAACCTCGTCGTGGCATTACCCAGCGAGGTGCCACACTTTCATTGGGACGATCTCACCAGCGTTGGCTTTGGGATACTCTTCCTCAACGCCCTCATTGCCTTTTTACTCAACGTCGCCAGTGTTTTCTTA ATTGGCAAGACGTCAGGCCTCGTCATGACCCTCACGGGCATCTTCAAGAACATTCTCCTCATCATAGTttccatcatcatctggcACACCAAAATAACCCTCCTCCAGGCTTTTGGGTACACGGTCGCCCTGGGTGGCCTGACATACTACTCTGTCGGCTACGATCAGAtggcccgaggcggcgccacAGTCGTTGCTTGGACAGCTGCCACCATCTCCCCTTCCTCTTACCCGAGCGCTACGTCCCGCGTTGCTGCCcgcaggctgctgctcgtcatcgcctTCGGCCTCAGCGGGatcttcgtcgtcagccTGGCTTGGCGGCACTATGACCCAAAGAAAAAGGGCATGTTTGCACTGCCCCCCTTTTTCGGCACCGAATGA
- a CDS encoding Trimethyllysine dioxygenase (EggNog:ENOG503NX3Q~COG:I~antiSMASH:Cluster_4.4), protein MSLFVGTQCRAFGSITRRVARGRGLNAVRKFPVTQRTTRSYATSLETDWRGFVLANNGSGKESRTRLSKLWLRDNCRCDECVNQDTMQRNFDTFEVPQNVEAKDIKQSSEGVEVLWSDSHKSWYTWDWLLSTVPGNEKYSRLSHEADKTMWDCSIAQRAPEVSFDDVMAGNNTRGMADLTSKIYTYGLCFVAGTPKTPEATNSLLERIGPVRHTHYGGFYDFVPDLAKADTAYTNLALAAHTDTTYFTEPAGLQAFHMLSHTPPPNSTGAEGALGGQSLLVDGFNAAQLLRKESPNDYDVLRSVNIPWHASGNEGVAIAPDRAYPVLEARGEALQRVRWNNDDRGVVPLTVDVDEWYRAARKWNEILRRKQSEFWFQLEPGRVLIFDNWRVLHGRSAFEGLRRICGGYSEFLSTASDPLLTNWAVNRDDFISRWKTSNFPSQEVIGSNMQLK, encoded by the exons ATGTCTCTTTTCGTTGGAACACAATGCAGGGCATTCGG CTCAATCACACGGCGAGTCGCGAGGGGCCGAGGTCTGAATGCTGTGCGAAAATTCCCGGTCACACAGCGGACAACTCGATCTTATGCCACATCCCTGGAAACGGACTGGCGAGGCTTCGTTCTCGCGAATAATGGCTCTGGGAAGGAGAGCCGGACCCGGCT GTCCAAGCTATGGCTGCG TGACAACTGCCGCTGTGATGAATGTGTTAATCAAGATACAATGCAAAGGAATTTTGACACATTCGAG GTCCCGCAGAATGTTGAGGCCAAGGATATCAAACAAAGCAGTGAGGGTGTCGAAGTCCTAT GGTCGGATTCGCACAAGAGCTGGTACACTTGGGATTGGCTTCTGTCAACCGTTCCCGGCAACGAGAAATATTCGAGGCTGTCACACGAAGC AGACAAGACGATGTGGGACTGCAGCATTGCACAGAGAGCCCCGGAAGTCTCCTTTGACGACGTGATGGCTGGCAACAATACCCGAGGCATGGCCGACTTAACCTCCAAGATT TACACGTATGGGCTCTGCTTTGTCGCGGGCACGCCCAAGACACCAGAGGCGACCAACAGCCTGCTCGAGCGCATCGGGCCAGTCCGCCACACGCACTACGGAGGGTTCTATGACTTTGTTCCCGACCTTGCCAAGGCAGACACTGCGTATACCaacctggccctcgccgctcaCACCGACACGACGTACTTTACCGAGCCGGCAGGCCTACAAGCGTTCCATATGCTCTCACACACCCCGCCACCGAACAGTAccggcgcggagggcgcgctgggcggccagtcgctcctcgtcgacggatTTAACGCGGCGCAGTTGCTGCGCAAAGAATCACCCAACGATTACGACGTATTGCGCAGCGTCAACATTCCCTGGCATGCCAGCGGcaacgagggcgtcgcgaTCGCACCGGACAGGGCTTACCCGGTTCTCGAGGctcgcggcgaggcgctgcagcgggtGCGATGGAACAACGACGATCGAGGTGTTGTCCCGTTGACGGTCGATGTGGACGAGTGGTACCGCGCCGCGCGGAAGTGGAACGAGATTCTGAGAAGGAAGCAGAGCGAATTCTGGTTCCAACTCGAGCCGGGTCGCGTGCTGA TCTTCGACAACTGGCGCGTTTTGCACGGTCGTAGTGCGTTTGAGGGACTAAGACGCATCTGCGGTGGCTACAGTGAGTTTTTATCGACTGCCTCTGATCCGTTGCTAACAAACTGGGCAGTCAACCGCGACGACTTCATCTCTCGGTGGAAGACGTCCAACTTCCCCAGCCAAGAGGTCATCGGCTCCAACATGCAGCTCAAATAG
- the UBP1 gene encoding Ubiquitinyl hydrolase 1 (EggNog:ENOG503NWVH~COG:O~TransMembrane:2 (i37-54o74-91i)~MEROPS:MER0000864~antiSMASH:Cluster_4.4), translated as MNSQQTEFGNFYEARSTAHRRSPYAHDRISDRWSEPAVVLTGLALLVTVIYKLYSPQSSLEGAFNSTGSFLWGWLVYAVPGPILFAIDDWLNPPLAPRPTSDTRSATHAAKSEAMRRILGLDRPGGIVATVFQARTRALSMTGSVLGLKLDHNRPPGLGNRDNSCYQNSILQGMASLESFSDYLSACVRAVGSDSADRNVAQTLRVLIEDLNDLANNGKTIWTPSLLKSMSTCTQQDAQEYFSKMLDDIDKAVAKAFIETRRFSGLESDGTKDGSATASQHSDDSGYQSLPSSPDLSAIKPLRNPLEGLLAQRVACVQCGFSEGLSMIPFNCLTLSLGLDKNRHDLYERLDAYSKVEAIEGVECPKCTLLKAQRLLTKLLDMMQESGSQAEQLLEPRRRLEAVEAALEDDDFEDKTLAEKCKISNQSKVSSTKTKQIVIARPPQSLAIHVNRSVFDPTTFDMIKNSAPVSFPMTLDLGPWCLGSSDNSRLYSQDWSPEESEEQWQSDPKASMVAGDLMPSRLTGPIYELRAAVTHAGRHENGHYICYRRYPGAEDTDESWDSRESSPAMEDNIDDDSQSTSDKTRCSRSSQGKNAGWWRLSDHNVAKVDEETVQSLSPGVFMLFYECVDPSMVLHNEAESMDDAGELQPSEDTEASKTATPGFEGEAVEGLAVEEPVRDHDNIVSSNNLTKRNGPEDIPLPEDGDGDLPDDTNDSQSGPLAQ; from the coding sequence ATGAATTCTCAACAGACCGAGTTTGGTAACTTTTACGAAGCTCGATCGACGGCTCACCGACGCTCGCCGTACGCGCACGATCGCATCTCCGACCGCTGGAGCGAGCCCGCCGTGGTTCTCACCGGGCTCGCGCTCCTAGTCACTGTCATCTACAAATTATATAGCCCGCAATCTTCGCTCGAAGGGGCTTTCAACTCAACGGGTTCATTTCTATGGGGCTGGCTAGTTTATGCTGTGCCCGGGCCGATCCTGTTCGCCATCGACGACTGGCTTAATCCGCCGCTGGCCCCTCGACCGACATCCGACACGCGATCCGCCACACATGCGGCGAAAAGCGAAGCTATGAGAAGGATATTGGGGTTGGACCGCCCCGGCGGTATTGTTGCCACGGTCTTCCAAGCCAGAACCCGAGCCTTGTCCATGACGGGCAGTGTTCTGGGATTGAAGCTCGATCACAACCGACCACCTGGACTGGGCAACCGCGACAATTCGTGCTATCAAAATAGCATTCTCCAGGGAATGGCCTCCCTGGAATCATTTTCGGATTATCTCTCTGCCTGCGTGCGGGCCGTTGGGTCGGACAGCGCCGACCGAAACGTCGCCCAGACCCTCCGAGTTCTCATCGAAGACCTGAACGATTTGGCCAACAACGGGAAGACGATATGGACACCGAGCCTACTCAAGTCCATGAGTACCTGTACGCAGCAGGACGCGCAGGAATACTTCTCCAAgatgctcgacgacatcgacaagGCCGTTGCAAAAGCCTTCATAGAGACACGGAGGTTCTCCGGCCTCGAGTCTGACGGTACAAAGGATGGCTCAGCTACTGCCAGCCAGCATAGTGATGACAGCGGGTACCAGAGCCTGCCCTCGAGTCCGGATCTTTCTGCGATCAAGCCGCTGCGCAATCCGTTGGAAGGGCTGCTCGCCCAGCGTGTCGCGTGCGTGCAGTGTGGGTTTTCCGAGGGGCTGTCCATGATTCCATTCAACTGCCTGACCCTcagcctcggccttgacaaAAATCGACACGACTTGTACGAGAGGCTGGATGCGTACAGCAAAGTGGAGGCGATCGAAGGCGTGGAGTGCCCGAAATGCACTCTGCTTAAGGCGCAGAGACTCCTGACAAAATTGCTGGATATGATGCAGGAGAGCGGCTCCCAGGCTGAACAGCTGCtcgagcctcgccgccggctaGAGGCTGTAGAAGCCGCcctcgaagacgacgacTTTGAGGACAAGACGTTGGCGGAGAAATGCAAGATTTCGAATCAGAGCAAAGTCAGCTCGACAAAGACGAAACAAATCGTCATTGCCAGACCGCCACAGAGCCTTGCCATCCATGTGAACCGATCGGTTTTCGACCCGACAACATTCGACATGATCAAAAACTCAGCTCCCGTGAGCTTTCCCATGACGCTTGATCTCGGGCCATGGTGCCTGGGAAGCAGCGACAATTCGAGGCTGTACTCGCAGGACTGGTCCCCGGAAGAAAGCGAGGAGCAGTGGCAATCAGACCCCAAGGCTTCGATGGTGGCCGGAGACTTGATGCCGTCGCGACTTACAGGACCCATCTACGAACTCCGAGCAGCGGTCACACATGCGGGTCGGCATGAAAATGGCCACTACATATGCTATCGACGATATCCTGGCGCTGAGGATACAGATGAGAGTTGGGACAGCCGAGAGTCTTCTCCTGCGATGGAGGACAACATCGATGATGACTCCCAAAGCACCAGCGACAAGACGCGATGCTCTCGATCGTCGCAAGGCAAGAATGCAGGCTGGTGGAGGCTCAGCGACCACAACGTCGCCAAGGTGGATGAAGAAACAGTTCAATCTTTGTCGCCAGGCGTTTTCATGCTCTTTTATGAGTGTGTCGACCCGAGCATGGTGCTTCACAACGAGGCGGAGAgcatggacgacgccggAGAGCTGCAACCCAGCGAAGATACTGAAGCTAGTAAGACGGCCACGCCGGGCtttgagggcgaggcggtggaggggTTGGCCGTAGAAGAGCCAGTACGCGACCACGACAACATCGTTTCAAGCAACAATCTCACCAAGCGAAACGGTCCGGAAGATATACCGCTGCCggaagatggcgacggcgacttgCCGGACGACACAAATGATTCTCAGTCGGGGCCATTGGCTCAGTAG
- a CDS encoding uncharacterized protein (COG:E~EggNog:ENOG503NVW5) — translation MDLNSKIVIIGAGIFGLSTAHKLASEGYKNILVLDRHVPPTPDASSNDINRIIRFDYGDADYLAVAREAFELWSRSPRYEGIFVPTPIIVTCTKGTSGSVYFNRTTSQLTRAGIPWTPLESAAAAHAVLPQLTGPLAAAPFEGYYNPNCGWADAAKTVAQLRDDCLDMGVSFVGGAAGTVTGFETTGGGSKGGGKIKAARTVAGDVVRGDFFILTAGAWSSSLVSMYNSVLATGQVLAYIRLTEDEVRKYENLPIYLNLSTGWFNFPPHKDTRLLKAAIHGRGYTRRPGASDVAARADTTTTTTTTTTGTIMRSIYSTPPAKPPHGRRIDYAPPDGEARLRAGLREILPELADRPFERTGVCWYTDTPSGDFLMDYHPDHPNLFVGGSGSGHAFKFTPVLGKYMSLGIKKQLPPNLAQKWRFHTEYADKGMSVFLGDGSRDGPERRELRQDERAGLDNAPRGKL, via the exons ATGGACCTGAACAGCAAGATAGTCATCATCGGTGCCGGTATATTCGGCTTGAGCACGGCTCACAAGTTGGCGTCGGAGGGCTACAAGAACATTCTCGTTCTCGACAGACATGTCCCCCCG ACCCCTGACGCATCAAGCAACGACATCAACCGCATCATCCGCTTCGACTACGGCGACGCAGActacctcgccgtcgcgcgggaGGCCTTTGAGCTATGGAGCCGCTCGCCCCGCTACGAGGGCATCTTCGTCCCCacgcccatcatcgtcacctgCACCAAGGGCACCAGCGGCTCCGTGTACTTTAACCGGACCACCAGCCAGCTCACCCGCGCGGGCATCCCGTGGACGCCGCtcgagagcgccgccgccgcgcacgccgtcCTGCCGCAGCTCACGGgaccgctcgccgccgcgccctttGAGGGCTACTACAACCCCAACTGCGGGTGGGCGGAcgcggcgaagacggtggcGCAGCTGCGGGACGACTGCCTGGACATGGGCGTGTCGTTTgtcggcggagcggcgggcaCCGTGACTGGCTTCGAGACGACTGGTGGCGGTAGCAAGGGCGGTGGCAAGATTAAGGCGGCTCGCACGGTCGCGGGCGATGTCGTCCGCGGGGACTTCTTCATCCTCACCGCGGGCGCCTGGAGCTCGTCCCTCGTCTCCATGTACAACTCGGTCCTCGCCACGGGCCAGGTGCTGGCCTACATCCGCctcaccgaggacgaggtgcgcaaGTACGAAAACCTGCCCATCTACCTGAACCTGTCGACGGGCTGGTTCAACTTCCCCCCGCACAAGGACACGCGACTCTTGaaggccgccatccacggcCGGGGCTACACCCGGCGTCCCGGCGCTTCGGACGTGGCTGCCCGTGCTgatacgacgacgacgacgacgacgacgacgacaggcaCCATTATGCGGTCCATCtactcgacgccgcccgcgaaACCGCCTCACGGCCGGCGCATCGACTACGCGCCcccggacggcgaggcgcgcctcAGGGCCGGCCTGCGCGAGATTCTGCCTGAGCTGGCGGACCGTCCGTTTGAGCGGACGGGCGTGTGCTGGTACACGGACACCCCGTCGGGCGACTTCCTCATGGACTACCACCCGGACCACCCGAATCTCTTTGTCGGAGGCTCGGGCAGCGGACA CGCATTCAAGTTTACGCCCGTGTTGGGCAAGTACATGTCGCTGGGCATCAAGAAGCAACTGCCGCCCAATCTGGCCCAGAAGTGGCGGTTCCACACAGAGTATGCGGACAAGGGCATGTCTGTCTTCCTGGGGGATGGCAGCCGCGATGGGCCCGAGAGGAGAGAGCTCAGGCAGGACGAGAGGGCAGGGCTTGACAATGCGCCGCGAGGGAAGCTATAG
- a CDS encoding uncharacterized protein (CAZy:CE10~antiSMASH:Cluster_4.4~COG:E~COG:U~EggNog:ENOG502GMMM~MEROPS:MER0001920), with protein sequence MVESTPTTTVKDAVKAQDMRSTPLYQQVQQHYKSIIDPAIGRISNATDLHLSPHGTSVVFTAHVWESVDKSQATRIAEIAVDTGAVRFLSGSSTTSSGSGSGNNNSSGGSHGDAQKPRYSPDGRFISYTAANPDAGGLSQLCLQDCITAPAATTTNTSSGDEEQRLPTASFFPLPGFSVEYALWSADARHLLCGAAAAGADTSDLFGAVKITAGKRDDAPAWLPKVEGSQAEHPGRALFLFDVEAKVYTRVSPPGLNVWEANWCGGGGGDGSLQQRVVGIVSEHGDEGAWYTSRVAIIDIANADQDQGQGQAVRTVHVPPERFQAAVPVGSPSGTRVVFVQAQCSDRCLVAGDLWTLDVDHNITSGGTNKVKHDTDGVDVTNAAWIDDDTLFVFGIRATQIVAGTLTLRDGRFTERWAADPGVTCPNAQPDPVMPSSDGSVFPIVLEGWSRIPELTLIDTGRREAPSGSNSSRSNTILRLDHDGHVYLQSQLGESRLERWTSPDGLSIEGFVRLPKHGRAPYPLILHVHGGPIASFRDNWRPTAFDTLLTLRGYAVLSPNPRGSNGRGAAFTGHVFGDMGGGDVDDYLAGIEHLVAQGLVDPARLGVVGGSYGGYMAAWIVTQTDRFAASVAIAPVVDWFSQHTLSNIPTFDQIMLQADPYDHAGGPYRTRSPVLYAGRYPTAVMLISGENDPATPPSQARQYHRALVEKGVTSLCLIYPGEGHGVRKYPAYVDYCSRILGWFLAHVPVNES encoded by the coding sequence ATGGTAGAGTcgacaccaacaacaaccgtcaaggacgccgtcaaggcccaGGACATGCGCTCCACGCCCCTCTACCAACAGGTCCAGCAGCATTACAAGAGCATCATCGACCCCGCCATAGGCCGCATCTCCAACGCAACCGACCTGCACCTGTCCCCGCACGGCACGTCCGTCGTCTTCACGGCCCACGTCTGGGAGAGCGTCGACAAGAGCCAGGCcacgcgcatcgccgagatAGCCGTCGACACGGGCGCGGTGCGGTTTCTCTCTGGTAGTAGTACTAcctccagcggcagcggcagcggcaacaacaacagcagcggTGGCAGCCATGGAGACGCGCAAAAGCCCCGTTACTCGCCCGACGGGCGCTTCATCTCGTACACGGCCGCGAACCCcgatgccggcggcctcTCGCAGCTGTGCCTGCAGGACTGCATCACTGCCCCTGCTGCCACTaccaccaacaccagcagcggtgacgaggagcagcggctaCCGAccgcctccttcttccccctTCCCGGCTTCTCCGTCGAGTACGCCCTCTGgtccgccgacgcgcggCACCTGCTgtgcggtgccgccgccgcgggggccgACACGTCGGACCtcttcggcgccgtcaagatCACCGCCGGCAAGCGGGACGACGCACCCGCTTGGCTCCCTAAGGTCGAGGGCTCGCAGGCCGAGCACCCGGGCCGCGCGCTCTTCCTCTTCGACGTTGAGGCCAAGGTGTACACCCGCGTCAGCCCGCCCGGCCTCAACGTGTGGGAGGCGAactggtgcggcggcggcggcggcgacgggtcTCTGCAGCAGCGTGTGGTCGGCATCGTGTCCGAGCAcggagacgagggcgcgTGGTATACCTCgcgcgtcgccatcatcgacatcgccaacgccgaccAGGAtcagggccagggccaggctGTCAGGACTGTCCACGTCCCGCCCGAGCGGTTCcaggccgccgtccccgtGGGCTCTCCGTCCGGCACCCGCGTCGTGTTCGTGCAGGCCCAGTGTAGCGACCggtgcctcgtcgccggagACCTCTGGACGCTGGACGTGGACCACAATATaacgagcggcggcaccaacaaGGTGAAGCACGACACGGACGGCGTGGACGTGACGAACGCCGCGTGGATCGACGACGATACGCTCTTCGTGTTTGGCATCCGCGCGACGCAAatcgtcgccggcacgcTCACCCTTCGGGACGGACGCTTCACCGAGCGCTGGGCGGCCGATCCCGGCGTCACCTGCCCCAACGCGCAGCCCGACCCCGTGATGCCCTCCTCCGACGGCTCCGTGTTCCCGATCGTCCTGGAGGGCTGGTCGCGCATTCCCGAGCTCACCCTCATCGACACGGGTCGCCGCGAAGcgcccagcggcagcaacagcagcagaagcaacACTATCCTCCGTCTCGACCACGACGGACACGTCTACCTACAGtcccagctcggcgagaGCCGCCTGGAGCGGTGGACCTCACCCGACGGCCTCTCCATCGAAGGCTTCGTGCGCCTCCCCAAGcacggccgcgcgccgtaCCCGCTGATCCTGCACGTCCACGGCGGGCCCATCGCCTCCTTCAGGGACAACTGGCGGCCCACGGCCTTTGACACGCTCCTCACGCTCCGCGGGTACGCCGTGCTCTCGCCCAATCCGCGCGGCTCcaacggccgcggcgccgccttcacGGGCCACGTCTTCGgcgacatgggcggcggcgacgtcgacgactACCTCGCCGGTATCGAacacctcgtcgcccagggcCTCGTTGACCCGGCCcgcctgggcgtcgtcggcggcagctaCGGCGGCTACATGGCGGCCTGGATCGTCACCCAGACGGACCGCTTCGCCGCCTCAGTCGCCATCGcacccgtcgtcgactggTTCTCCCAGCACACCCTCAGCAACATCCCAACCTTTGATCAGATCATGTTGCAGGCCGACCCCTACGACCACGCCGGCGGGCCCTACCGCACCCGGAGCCCCGTCCTGTACGCCGGCCGCTACCCGACCGCCGTGATGCTTATCTCCGGCGAGAACGAccctgcgacgccgccgtcccagGCCAGGCAGTACCATCgcgcgctcgtcgagaagGGCGTCACCTCGCTGTGCCTCATCTACcccggcgagggccacgggGTGCGAAAGTATCCGGCCTACGTGGACTATTGCAGCAGGATATTGGGCTGGTTCCTGGCTCACGTGCCAGTCAATGAGAGCTAG
- a CDS encoding Trimethyllysine dioxygenase (EggNog:ENOG503NX3Q~COG:I~antiSMASH:Cluster_4.4): protein MLCENSRSHSGQLDLMPHPWKRTGEASFSRIMALGRRAGPGCPSYGCVTTAAVMNVLIKIQCKGILTHSRCDPLSWLEPTRMCSHITKVPQNVEAKDIKQSSEGVEVLWSDSHKSWYTWDWLLSTVPGNEKYSRLSHEADKTMWDCSIAQRAPEVSFDDVMAGNNTRGMADLTSKIYTYGLCFVAGTPKTPEATNSLLERIGPVRHTHYGGFYDFVPDLAKADTAYTNLALAAHTDTTYFTEPAGLQAFHMLSHTPPPNSTGAEGALGGQSLLVDGFNAAQLLRKESPNDYDVLRSVNIPWHASGNEGVAIAPDRAYPVLEARGEALQRVRWNNDDRGVVPLTVDVDEWYRAARKWNEILRRKQSEFWFQLEPGRVLIFDNWRVLHGRSAFEGLRRICGGYINRDDFISRWKTSNFPSQEVIGSNMQLK from the exons ATGCTGTGCGAAAATTCCCGGTCACACAGCGGACAACTCGATCTTATGCCACATCCCTGGAAACGGACTGGCGAGGCTTCGTTCTCGCGAATAATGGCTCTGGGAAGGAGAGCCGGACCCGGCT GTCCAAGCTATGGCTGCG TGACAACTGCCGCTGTGATGAATGTGTTAATCAAGATACAATGCAAAGGAATTTTGACACATTCGAGGTGCGACCCCTTGTCGTGGCTCGAGCCGACGCGCATGTGTTCTCACATCACCAAGGTCCCGCAGAATGTTGAGGCCAAGGATATCAAACAAAGCAGTGAGGGTGTCGAAGTCCTAT GGTCGGATTCGCACAAGAGCTGGTACACTTGGGATTGGCTTCTGTCAACCGTTCCCGGCAACGAGAAATATTCGAGGCTGTCACACGAAGC AGACAAGACGATGTGGGACTGCAGCATTGCACAGAGAGCCCCGGAAGTCTCCTTTGACGACGTGATGGCTGGCAACAATACCCGAGGCATGGCCGACTTAACCTCCAAGATT TACACGTATGGGCTCTGCTTTGTCGCGGGCACGCCCAAGACACCAGAGGCGACCAACAGCCTGCTCGAGCGCATCGGGCCAGTCCGCCACACGCACTACGGAGGGTTCTATGACTTTGTTCCCGACCTTGCCAAGGCAGACACTGCGTATACCaacctggccctcgccgctcaCACCGACACGACGTACTTTACCGAGCCGGCAGGCCTACAAGCGTTCCATATGCTCTCACACACCCCGCCACCGAACAGTAccggcgcggagggcgcgctgggcggccagtcgctcctcgtcgacggatTTAACGCGGCGCAGTTGCTGCGCAAAGAATCACCCAACGATTACGACGTATTGCGCAGCGTCAACATTCCCTGGCATGCCAGCGGcaacgagggcgtcgcgaTCGCACCGGACAGGGCTTACCCGGTTCTCGAGGctcgcggcgaggcgctgcagcgggtGCGATGGAACAACGACGATCGAGGTGTTGTCCCGTTGACGGTCGATGTGGACGAGTGGTACCGCGCCGCGCGGAAGTGGAACGAGATTCTGAGAAGGAAGCAGAGCGAATTCTGGTTCCAACTCGAGCCGGGTCGCGTGCTGA TCTTCGACAACTGGCGCGTTTTGCACGGTCGTAGTGCGTTTGAGGGACTAAGACGCATCTGCGGTGGCTACA TCAACCGCGACGACTTCATCTCTCGGTGGAAGACGTCCAACTTCCCCAGCCAAGAGGTCATCGGCTCCAACATGCAGCTCAAATAG